Proteins encoded by one window of Deinococcus radiodurans R1 = ATCC 13939 = DSM 20539:
- a CDS encoding cell division protein FtsB yields MDASPSPAPSAHRTWRETWRLRSRQLRRLPLTMMITCLLLLLGSVQAAFQIGNNVYRSWTWTQETEQVRGRVAALQSDLHMLKDAEAAAQDPAYLQILARCQGFVRVGETVVVASGAPSTPPETCDSRRLP; encoded by the coding sequence ATGGACGCTTCACCTTCCCCCGCTCCCTCTGCGCACCGGACCTGGCGGGAGACGTGGCGCCTGCGCTCGCGGCAGCTCCGGCGCTTGCCCCTCACCATGATGATCACCTGCCTCTTGCTGCTGCTCGGCAGCGTGCAGGCGGCCTTTCAAATCGGCAACAACGTCTACCGCAGCTGGACCTGGACCCAGGAAACCGAGCAGGTGCGGGGCCGGGTCGCCGCTTTGCAGTCGGACCTGCACATGCTCAAGGACGCCGAGGCGGCGGCGCAGGACCCGGCGTATTTGCAAATTCTGGCGCGCTGCCAGGGCTTTGTGCGCGTCGGGGAAACCGTAGTGGTCGCGAGTGGGGCGCCGAGTACGCCGCCGGAAACTTGCGACTCGCGGCGCTTGCCGTAA
- a CDS encoding acyl-CoA thioesterase, whose translation MTASSRPRPEEVYEALDWSRALRHRIQMRYADLDTMGHLNNAVYVQYFETARVLVWEDLGIPPHLDRSVIAHQEIDYRREVRWGQDVWVEALIERLGNTSWTTVCRMVADGQPCAYSRTVQVRVGEGGLRPQPLEPELRELMSRLLVPGQDSPNPA comes from the coding sequence ATGACTGCTTCTTCTCGTCCCCGTCCCGAAGAGGTGTACGAAGCCCTCGACTGGAGCCGCGCGCTGCGCCACCGCATCCAGATGCGCTACGCCGACCTCGACACCATGGGGCACCTGAACAACGCCGTGTACGTGCAGTACTTCGAAACCGCCCGCGTGCTGGTCTGGGAAGATCTGGGCATCCCGCCGCACCTCGACCGCTCGGTGATCGCCCACCAGGAAATCGACTACCGCCGTGAGGTCCGCTGGGGGCAGGACGTGTGGGTCGAGGCCCTGATCGAGCGCCTGGGCAACACGTCGTGGACCACGGTGTGCCGCATGGTCGCCGACGGCCAGCCCTGCGCCTACTCGCGCACGGTGCAGGTGCGCGTGGGCGAGGGCGGTCTGCGGCCCCAACCGCTGGAGCCCGAACTGCGCGAACTCATGTCGCGGCTGCTGGTTCCCGGCCAGGACTCCCCGAACCCGGCATGA
- the cutA gene encoding divalent-cation tolerance protein CutA — MSLVVLVTLPPERAQELARTLVTERLAGCVNILPGIQSIYRWDGEVAEDPESLLLIKTVGEQYPALEARIKSLHPYEVPEIVALPFDRASPEFQSWLRDSVG, encoded by the coding sequence ATGTCACTCGTCGTTCTCGTCACCCTTCCGCCGGAACGCGCCCAGGAGCTGGCCCGCACCCTGGTGACCGAGCGGCTCGCCGGGTGCGTCAATATCCTGCCGGGCATCCAGAGCATCTACCGCTGGGACGGTGAAGTCGCCGAAGACCCCGAGTCGCTGCTGCTCATCAAGACGGTGGGCGAGCAGTACCCGGCCCTCGAAGCCCGCATCAAGTCGCTGCACCCCTACGAGGTGCCCGAAATCGTGGCCCTGCCCTTCGACCGCGCCTCGCCCGAGTTTCAGAGCTGGCTGCGCGATTCG
- the alaS gene encoding alanine--tRNA ligase has product MTAPLTTAEIRERYLYFFETKGHLRLPSHSTIAPDPTTLFTVAGMQPFKENFMGAPAVFDGQPSKRVTTAQKCVRVGDIENVGRTRRHLSLFEMMGNFSFGDYFKRDAIHWAWEFLTGPEWMGMDKDKMYVTVYKDDDEAFGYWTQDIGLPAEHIHRFDADENFWPANAPLEGPNGPCGPCSEIYYDRGENYGDDTWGDYYQTRESARFLEVWNLVFPQYDRQDLDASGQPVLKDLPFKNIDTGMGLERVASVVQDVPDFYSNDVFKPIVERVAELSGKPYEGETSVSHRVVAEHIRSVSMIVADGTAFSNTGRGYTARKIMRRAIRHGYMLGLREPQLYRLVELVVDSMGGAYPELQHNQSRVEASVRAEEEQFLKTLEGGIKRLGGLLSGMEKGSTLVGKDAFELYDTYGFPVDLTKEIAEEYGVSVDEAGYAESLEHAQEIARAGSKYGKSELFGGHQEALDGLPATQFVGYDQTSGDGQVLALLSGGERLSHLPAGSEATVVLSQTPFYGEGGGEVGDTGRLEWDGGAGIVRDTQKTKQGVFLHDVLVEQGELKEGTRVRGVVSPERAAIQRHHTATHLLHAALRAVLGGGVQQKGSRVAADQLRFDFSHGAAMSAEEIAQVETLVSRWVSANFPVSWREMPIAEAKAAGATALFGEKYGDVVRVVRVEGDVDFGGHAVSSMELCGGAHVSRTGDIGAFVIVSDENVAAGVRRIEALAGEQATAWLRGRLNASAKAAALLNTSPEGLEERVSGLQGQLKAAEKETAQARRQLAEAQMGGGGSAAQTRELGGFKVASLKLSGIEGNELRGAADKLLDQSGADLVVIASDKGLVVKATKDAVAKGAHAGQLVSKLAAAGGGKGGGRPDMAQAGITDAAGALGALDTAF; this is encoded by the coding sequence ATGACTGCGCCGCTCACCACCGCCGAGATTCGCGAGAGGTACCTGTATTTCTTCGAAACCAAGGGGCATCTGCGCCTGCCCTCGCACTCCACCATTGCCCCCGACCCCACCACGCTCTTTACGGTCGCTGGGATGCAGCCCTTCAAGGAAAACTTCATGGGCGCGCCCGCCGTGTTCGATGGCCAACCCAGCAAGCGCGTCACCACCGCGCAAAAGTGCGTGCGCGTGGGCGACATCGAGAACGTGGGCCGCACCCGCCGCCACCTCTCGCTGTTCGAGATGATGGGCAACTTCTCCTTCGGGGACTACTTCAAGCGCGACGCGATTCACTGGGCCTGGGAGTTCCTGACCGGCCCGGAGTGGATGGGCATGGACAAGGACAAGATGTACGTCACCGTCTACAAGGACGACGACGAGGCGTTCGGCTACTGGACGCAGGACATCGGTTTGCCCGCCGAGCACATTCACCGCTTCGACGCCGACGAGAACTTCTGGCCCGCCAACGCGCCGCTCGAAGGCCCCAACGGGCCGTGTGGCCCCTGCTCGGAGATTTACTACGACCGTGGCGAGAACTACGGCGACGACACCTGGGGCGACTACTACCAGACCCGCGAGAGCGCCCGCTTTCTGGAGGTCTGGAACCTGGTGTTCCCGCAGTACGACCGCCAGGACTTGGACGCCAGCGGTCAGCCCGTGCTCAAGGACTTGCCTTTCAAGAACATCGACACCGGGATGGGCCTGGAGCGCGTCGCCAGCGTGGTGCAGGACGTGCCCGACTTCTATTCCAACGACGTGTTTAAGCCCATCGTCGAGCGGGTGGCCGAGCTGAGCGGCAAGCCTTACGAGGGCGAAACGAGCGTCTCGCACCGCGTGGTCGCCGAACACATCCGCTCGGTGAGCATGATCGTGGCCGACGGCACCGCCTTTTCCAACACGGGCCGGGGCTATACCGCCCGCAAAATCATGCGCCGCGCCATTCGTCACGGGTACATGCTGGGCCTGCGCGAGCCGCAGCTCTACCGGTTGGTCGAACTGGTGGTGGACAGCATGGGCGGCGCTTACCCCGAGTTGCAGCACAACCAGAGCCGGGTCGAAGCGAGCGTGAGGGCGGAAGAAGAGCAGTTCCTCAAGACGCTCGAAGGCGGCATCAAGCGCCTGGGCGGGCTGCTGAGCGGCATGGAAAAGGGCAGCACGCTGGTGGGCAAAGACGCCTTCGAGCTGTACGACACCTACGGCTTCCCGGTGGACCTGACCAAGGAAATCGCCGAGGAATACGGCGTGAGCGTGGACGAGGCCGGCTACGCCGAGAGCCTGGAACACGCGCAGGAAATCGCCCGCGCGGGCAGCAAGTACGGCAAGTCCGAACTGTTCGGCGGCCATCAGGAAGCGCTCGACGGCCTGCCCGCCACGCAGTTTGTCGGCTACGACCAGACCTCCGGGGACGGTCAGGTGCTGGCGCTGCTGAGCGGCGGCGAACGCCTGAGCCACCTGCCGGCGGGCAGCGAGGCCACCGTCGTTCTCTCGCAGACGCCCTTTTACGGCGAAGGCGGCGGCGAGGTGGGCGACACCGGGCGGCTGGAGTGGGACGGCGGGGCCGGTATCGTGCGCGACACCCAGAAGACTAAGCAGGGCGTGTTCCTGCACGACGTGCTGGTGGAGCAGGGTGAGCTGAAAGAAGGCACCCGCGTGCGCGGCGTAGTCAGCCCCGAGCGGGCGGCCATTCAGCGCCACCACACCGCCACCCACCTGCTGCATGCGGCACTCCGGGCGGTGCTGGGGGGCGGCGTGCAGCAAAAAGGCTCGCGGGTGGCTGCTGACCAACTCCGCTTCGACTTCTCGCACGGGGCCGCCATGAGCGCCGAGGAAATCGCCCAGGTCGAAACGCTGGTCAGCCGCTGGGTGAGTGCCAACTTCCCGGTGTCGTGGCGCGAAATGCCGATTGCCGAGGCGAAAGCTGCCGGTGCCACCGCGCTGTTCGGTGAGAAGTACGGCGACGTGGTGCGCGTGGTGCGGGTGGAAGGCGACGTGGACTTTGGCGGCCACGCGGTCTCCAGCATGGAGCTGTGCGGCGGGGCGCACGTCTCGCGTACCGGCGACATCGGCGCCTTCGTGATTGTCTCCGACGAGAACGTGGCGGCGGGCGTGCGGCGTATCGAAGCGCTGGCGGGCGAGCAGGCTACGGCGTGGCTGCGCGGGCGCCTGAACGCCTCGGCCAAGGCGGCGGCGCTGCTCAATACCTCGCCCGAGGGCCTGGAAGAGCGTGTCAGCGGCCTGCAGGGGCAACTCAAGGCCGCCGAGAAGGAAACGGCCCAGGCGCGCCGCCAACTCGCCGAAGCGCAGATGGGCGGGGGTGGCAGCGCGGCCCAGACCCGCGAATTGGGCGGCTTCAAGGTCGCCAGCCTGAAGCTCT
- a CDS encoding ROK family protein, translating into MTRPVSGGAAPLSIGVDVGGTKIACGVLRGEELIERQVQPTPETGWEAVLDAVAAQVRALQAAHPGAQSIGVGVPGPLNAERTRVKFAPNIYGFTDVPLIDGLRERLHLTAAQTLVLENDAKAAALAEAHLGAARGSESSIYVTVSTGIGAGLVLHGRLWRGRHGVAGELGHVTVQPGGPVSGAGLDGALEAVASGTAIARDASYALNREVSTAEAFALAEQGHPAARRVVTQAMRHIGIALADLQKVIDPEVFVIGGGVSAVGDYFFQGVQQAADEYAGGFAPVTIRRAQLGQSAGVVGAALSALHG; encoded by the coding sequence ATGACGCGGCCTGTCTCCGGCGGCGCCGCCCCCCTGAGCATCGGCGTGGATGTGGGCGGCACCAAAATCGCCTGCGGCGTGCTGCGGGGCGAAGAACTTATCGAGCGGCAGGTGCAGCCCACCCCCGAAACCGGCTGGGAAGCGGTGCTCGACGCGGTGGCGGCGCAGGTGCGGGCACTTCAGGCGGCTCACCCGGGCGCCCAGAGCATCGGCGTGGGCGTGCCCGGCCCGCTGAATGCCGAGCGCACCCGCGTCAAGTTCGCGCCCAACATCTACGGCTTCACCGACGTGCCGCTCATAGACGGCCTGCGGGAACGGCTGCACCTCACCGCCGCGCAAACCCTGGTGCTGGAAAACGACGCCAAGGCCGCCGCGCTCGCTGAAGCCCATCTTGGTGCGGCGCGGGGCAGCGAGAGCAGCATCTACGTGACCGTGAGCACCGGCATCGGCGCGGGGCTGGTCCTGCATGGCCGGCTGTGGCGCGGGCGACACGGCGTAGCGGGCGAACTCGGGCACGTCACCGTGCAGCCCGGTGGCCCGGTGAGCGGCGCGGGGCTCGACGGGGCGCTCGAAGCGGTCGCGAGCGGCACCGCCATTGCGCGGGATGCCAGCTACGCCCTGAACCGCGAGGTGTCTACCGCCGAGGCTTTTGCCCTCGCCGAGCAGGGCCACCCCGCCGCCCGCCGGGTGGTCACCCAGGCCATGCGGCATATCGGCATCGCGCTCGCCGACCTGCAAAAAGTCATCGACCCCGAGGTCTTCGTTATTGGCGGCGGTGTGTCGGCGGTGGGCGATTACTTCTTCCAGGGCGTGCAGCAGGCCGCCGACGAGTACGCCGGGGGCTTCGCGCCCGTCACCATTCGCCGCGCCCAGCTCGGTCAGAGCGCCGGGGTGGTCGGGGCGGCATTGTCGGCGCTGCACGGCTGA
- a CDS encoding bifunctional diguanylate cyclase/phosphodiesterase encodes MSTSQGSPNWPRAERVARLEVLETQILARPAEVYAEVLALWPGLSAAVPSPASPAPDSCPGPSELAAQATALQLLSRCAVLLGEDGAAANHAETGRRLAHDLGLRSLEARCLEVLGVVRGRQGDVKQAAWLLRRSLYLLHALGDTPGQGRLLGRVGDLLERLEEYPQALLFYRAGLAQLPAARPVTAAVQVGLARTLHQLGEYAESQELAAQALAVCQEVGLPQLEAQVQLQQALTQLALGELDASRRHAEQAQALAAPRHAEQAQALAAPLEHTVPGAAAWVLGEAALVRGDLAQAREGLGRAEELANTPPLLARVRGSQSRLYEQLGDPAQALRCLREQRELEQQHRARLAEQRAGLLAEQIRYEVLRREAELQRKRRNERAQAASALRETRVELSRQASHDQLTGLANRSFFYTRARQALDLLAPGRSLGLIVADIDHLKAINDRFGYAVGDLLITELARRLCEAVRPGDLVGRLSGDEFVMLLSDLASPGDLRLVAERLLQQLREPCVCGTELVVPTVSLGYVVAPQDGGDVELLQKRADLALFQAKAQGRNMAVAFAGDMSAEEEERRMLSQDLRHAVRHGQLQLHYQGIFLLPGQRLSGFEALVRWPHPKRGMIPPDRFIALAEESRLILELGRWVLDEACRQARAWQLPERGLTMAVNVSALQFEQSDFVAGVRACLEQHGLPGHSLVLELTESMVHRDPRLAKQTLRELQALGVKVAMDDFGTGYSSLSMLKSLPFGLLKIDREFLQDLSAASEQFAASQQFIEVMVRLAHNLQMRVVAEGVETAEQYDLLCGMGCDEAQGYWLARPLPPAEAAALLPAGAPDSPWPTQSPSSQQARQESPRQSLSED; translated from the coding sequence GTGTCCACGTCCCAAGGGAGTCCAAACTGGCCGAGAGCGGAGCGGGTGGCCCGGTTGGAGGTGCTCGAAACGCAGATTCTTGCCCGTCCCGCCGAGGTCTACGCCGAAGTGCTGGCGCTGTGGCCGGGCCTGAGCGCCGCGGTCCCCTCTCCAGCGTCGCCTGCCCCAGACTCCTGCCCGGGGCCGTCCGAACTGGCGGCCCAGGCCACCGCGCTGCAACTGCTCTCACGCTGCGCCGTGCTGCTCGGGGAGGACGGCGCCGCCGCCAACCACGCCGAAACCGGGCGCCGCCTTGCCCACGACCTGGGCCTGCGCTCGCTGGAGGCCCGCTGCCTCGAGGTGCTCGGCGTGGTGCGGGGCCGTCAGGGCGACGTGAAGCAGGCGGCGTGGCTGCTGCGCCGGAGCCTGTACCTGCTGCACGCCCTGGGGGACACGCCCGGACAGGGGCGGCTGCTGGGGCGGGTCGGCGACCTGCTGGAGCGGCTCGAGGAGTATCCGCAGGCGCTGCTCTTCTACCGCGCGGGCTTGGCACAGCTGCCTGCGGCCCGCCCGGTCACCGCTGCGGTGCAGGTAGGGCTGGCGCGGACGCTGCATCAGCTCGGCGAGTACGCTGAAAGTCAGGAACTGGCCGCGCAGGCCCTCGCGGTGTGCCAGGAGGTGGGCCTCCCGCAGCTCGAAGCCCAGGTTCAGTTGCAGCAGGCGCTGACCCAATTGGCGCTGGGGGAGCTGGACGCCAGCCGGCGACACGCCGAGCAGGCACAGGCCCTCGCGGCTCCCCGACACGCCGAGCAGGCACAGGCCCTCGCGGCTCCCCTCGAGCACACCGTGCCGGGCGCCGCCGCGTGGGTGCTGGGCGAAGCAGCCCTGGTGCGCGGCGACCTGGCTCAGGCCCGCGAGGGGTTGGGCCGCGCCGAGGAGCTGGCGAACACGCCCCCGCTGCTCGCGCGGGTGCGGGGCAGCCAGTCGCGGCTGTATGAGCAACTCGGTGACCCGGCGCAGGCCCTGCGGTGTCTGCGGGAGCAGCGGGAGCTCGAGCAACAGCACCGGGCGCGGCTGGCCGAGCAGCGCGCGGGCCTGCTGGCCGAGCAGATTCGCTACGAGGTGCTGCGGCGCGAGGCCGAGTTGCAGCGCAAGCGCCGGAACGAGCGCGCCCAGGCGGCCTCGGCGCTGCGCGAGACGCGGGTGGAACTCAGTCGCCAGGCCTCGCACGACCAGCTCACCGGGCTCGCCAACCGCTCGTTTTTCTACACGCGTGCCCGGCAGGCGCTGGACCTCCTGGCACCGGGGCGCTCGCTGGGGCTGATCGTGGCCGATATCGACCACCTCAAGGCGATCAACGACCGCTTCGGGTACGCGGTGGGCGACCTGCTCATTACCGAACTTGCCCGCCGCCTGTGCGAGGCGGTGCGGCCCGGCGACCTCGTGGGCCGGCTGAGCGGCGACGAATTCGTGATGCTGCTCAGCGATCTGGCGTCCCCCGGCGACCTGCGGCTGGTGGCCGAGCGGCTGCTGCAACAGTTGCGCGAACCTTGCGTATGCGGCACCGAACTGGTCGTGCCTACGGTGTCGCTCGGCTACGTGGTGGCCCCGCAGGACGGCGGCGACGTCGAACTGCTCCAGAAACGCGCCGATCTGGCGCTGTTTCAGGCCAAAGCCCAGGGCCGCAACATGGCCGTCGCCTTTGCTGGCGACATGAGCGCCGAGGAGGAGGAAAGGCGGATGCTCAGCCAGGACCTGCGCCACGCCGTGCGGCACGGTCAGTTGCAGCTGCACTACCAGGGCATATTTCTGCTGCCAGGCCAGCGTCTGAGCGGGTTCGAAGCCCTGGTGCGCTGGCCGCACCCCAAGCGCGGCATGATTCCCCCTGACCGCTTTATCGCGCTCGCCGAGGAAAGCCGCCTGATTCTCGAACTCGGGCGCTGGGTACTGGATGAGGCCTGCCGGCAGGCGCGGGCGTGGCAGTTGCCCGAGCGCGGCCTGACGATGGCCGTCAACGTCTCGGCGTTGCAGTTCGAGCAGTCGGATTTCGTCGCCGGGGTGCGCGCCTGCCTGGAGCAGCACGGCCTGCCGGGGCACAGCCTGGTCCTTGAACTCACCGAGAGCATGGTGCACCGCGACCCGCGCCTCGCCAAGCAGACGCTGCGCGAGTTGCAGGCCCTCGGGGTCAAGGTCGCCATGGACGATTTCGGCACCGGCTACAGCAGCCTGAGCATGCTCAAGAGCCTGCCCTTCGGCCTGCTCAAGATCGACCGCGAGTTCTTGCAGGACCTCAGCGCCGCGTCCGAGCAGTTCGCTGCCTCGCAGCAGTTCATCGAAGTCATGGTGCGCCTCGCCCACAACCTCCAGATGCGGGTGGTGGCCGAGGGCGTGGAGACCGCCGAGCAGTACGACCTGCTGTGCGGCATGGGCTGCGACGAGGCGCAGGGCTACTGGCTGGCCCGTCCGCTGCCGCCCGCCGAGGCCGCCGCGCTGCTCCCGGCGGGCGCTCCAGACTCGCCGTGGCCCACACAGTCACCGTCATCCCAGCAAGCACGCCAGGAGTCACCCCGGCAGTCACTCTCAGAGGACTGA